The following proteins are co-located in the Neodiprion virginianus isolate iyNeoVirg1 chromosome 6, iyNeoVirg1.1, whole genome shotgun sequence genome:
- the LOC124307528 gene encoding lipase 3-like isoform X1, which yields MTEGLDHDEVHISTPELIRLHGYPAETHHAWTKDGYRLEMHRVPRPLSERIPIGTTAMDEDSPVQSGSSEDLPSAAGRPRPTRVLNDRLPVLVLHGLLSSSADFVLLGPQKALAYALCDSGYDVWLGNSRGNAYSQIHKQYTIKDKQFWDFSWHEMGYYDLPAMIDYILEVTGHTSMYYVGYSQGTTIFYVMASELPEYNSKIRAMVSLAPIAFLAHQRSPLIKCTVHFYNLMEWGSSYCNIHQWFPRNKLQARALGTLIRNAPGPLTKGVCTSWLYLIAGFGSNQLDKAMLPLIFGHFPAGSSYKQIIHYGQSVQSGSFQKFDYGKKKNLEIYGSIQPPKYNLDKVKVPVTIFYSENDFMTDPRDVARLADKLPNVIEKYKIPYAKFNHIDYLWGVDAKTLVYNYVIKILKRS from the exons AATGCATCGTGTGCCCCGGCCTTTGTCCGAGAGGATACCCATTGGCACAACTGCAATGGACGAGGATAGTCCAGTACAGTCGGGATCGAGTGAGGATTTACCATCAGCTGCCGGAAGACCCAGGCCAACAAGGGTCTTGAACGACAGGTTGCCTGTACTTGTTCTTCACGGTCTTCTGTCCAGTTCCGCGGACTTTGTTCTTCTCGGACCACAAAAGGCTCTCG CTTACGCATTGTGTGACAGTGGTTACGACGTTTGGCTTGGAAACTCCCGAGGAAATGCATACTCCCAGATTCATAAACAGTACACGATCAAAGACAAGCAGTTTTGGGACTTTAG TTGGCACGAGATGGGCTACTACGATCTTCCAGCGATGATCGACTACATCCTCGAAGTCACCGGGCACACGTCGATGTACTACGTCGGTTACAGCCAAGGAACGACGATTTTCTATGTAATGGCGAGTGAGCTACCGGAGTATAACTCGAAGATCAGGGCTATGGTCAGTCTTGCGCCAATCGCCTTTCTGGCGCATCAAAGAAGTCCGCTGATCAAGTGCACCGTACACTTTTACAATCTTATGGAG TGGGGTTCTTCGTACTGCAACATTCACCAGTGGTTTCCGCGAAACAAGCTCCAGGCCCGCGCTCTGGGTACGCTGATACGCAATGCTCCTGGGCCATTGACGAAGGGCGTGTGCACATCATGGCTTTACCTTATTGCTGGATTTGGCAGCAATCAACTGGACAAAGCGATGTTACCTCTAATTTTTGGCCACTTTCCCGCCGGCTCGTCGTACAAGCAGATTATTCACTACGGACAAAGCGTTCAGTCAG GgtcttttcaaaaatttgactaCGGGAAAAAGAAGAACCTGGAAATTTACGGTAGCATTCAACCGCCCAAGTACAACCTTGATAAAGTCAAAGTCCCTGTCACGATATTTTACAGCGAGAACGACTTCATGACTGATCCACGC GATGTGGCGCGGCTAGCGGATAAACTACCCAACGTTATCGAGAAGTACAAGATCCCTTATGCCAAATTTAATCACATCGATTACCTGTGGGGTGTAGATGCCAAAACCCTCGTGTACAACtacgtaataaaaattctgaaacggTCGTAG
- the LOC124307528 gene encoding lipase 3-like isoform X2, whose product MHRVPRPLSERIPIGTTAMDEDSPVQSGSSEDLPSAAGRPRPTRVLNDRLPVLVLHGLLSSSADFVLLGPQKALAYALCDSGYDVWLGNSRGNAYSQIHKQYTIKDKQFWDFSWHEMGYYDLPAMIDYILEVTGHTSMYYVGYSQGTTIFYVMASELPEYNSKIRAMVSLAPIAFLAHQRSPLIKCTVHFYNLMEWGSSYCNIHQWFPRNKLQARALGTLIRNAPGPLTKGVCTSWLYLIAGFGSNQLDKAMLPLIFGHFPAGSSYKQIIHYGQSVQSGSFQKFDYGKKKNLEIYGSIQPPKYNLDKVKVPVTIFYSENDFMTDPRDVARLADKLPNVIEKYKIPYAKFNHIDYLWGVDAKTLVYNYVIKILKRS is encoded by the exons ATGCATCGTGTGCCCCGGCCTTTGTCCGAGAGGATACCCATTGGCACAACTGCAATGGACGAGGATAGTCCAGTACAGTCGGGATCGAGTGAGGATTTACCATCAGCTGCCGGAAGACCCAGGCCAACAAGGGTCTTGAACGACAGGTTGCCTGTACTTGTTCTTCACGGTCTTCTGTCCAGTTCCGCGGACTTTGTTCTTCTCGGACCACAAAAGGCTCTCG CTTACGCATTGTGTGACAGTGGTTACGACGTTTGGCTTGGAAACTCCCGAGGAAATGCATACTCCCAGATTCATAAACAGTACACGATCAAAGACAAGCAGTTTTGGGACTTTAG TTGGCACGAGATGGGCTACTACGATCTTCCAGCGATGATCGACTACATCCTCGAAGTCACCGGGCACACGTCGATGTACTACGTCGGTTACAGCCAAGGAACGACGATTTTCTATGTAATGGCGAGTGAGCTACCGGAGTATAACTCGAAGATCAGGGCTATGGTCAGTCTTGCGCCAATCGCCTTTCTGGCGCATCAAAGAAGTCCGCTGATCAAGTGCACCGTACACTTTTACAATCTTATGGAG TGGGGTTCTTCGTACTGCAACATTCACCAGTGGTTTCCGCGAAACAAGCTCCAGGCCCGCGCTCTGGGTACGCTGATACGCAATGCTCCTGGGCCATTGACGAAGGGCGTGTGCACATCATGGCTTTACCTTATTGCTGGATTTGGCAGCAATCAACTGGACAAAGCGATGTTACCTCTAATTTTTGGCCACTTTCCCGCCGGCTCGTCGTACAAGCAGATTATTCACTACGGACAAAGCGTTCAGTCAG GgtcttttcaaaaatttgactaCGGGAAAAAGAAGAACCTGGAAATTTACGGTAGCATTCAACCGCCCAAGTACAACCTTGATAAAGTCAAAGTCCCTGTCACGATATTTTACAGCGAGAACGACTTCATGACTGATCCACGC GATGTGGCGCGGCTAGCGGATAAACTACCCAACGTTATCGAGAAGTACAAGATCCCTTATGCCAAATTTAATCACATCGATTACCTGTGGGGTGTAGATGCCAAAACCCTCGTGTACAACtacgtaataaaaattctgaaacggTCGTAG